One segment of Anastrepha obliqua isolate idAnaObli1 chromosome 3, idAnaObli1_1.0, whole genome shotgun sequence DNA contains the following:
- the LOC129242138 gene encoding phosphatase Herzog — MAADLSPDDDVERLKPPKRGFFQSFLCCWRRNRTKTNQNGTSIDGSTTPPPLPDQQRYLLPQVRHSDMHKKCMVIDLDETLVHSSFKPIPNADFIVPVEIDGTIHQVYVLKRPYVDEFLRKMGELYECVLFTASLAKYADPVADLLDKWDVFRARLFRESCVYYRGNYIKDLNRLGRDLQKIVIVDNSPASYIFHPDNAVPVKSWFEDTNDSELLELIPLFEKLSKVDSVYSVLCNSNNPLNSVAKINNTNQQQLSTPQVQLQQSLQQQQQMQIQTTHPQNQQQSVQQTITATTVITQATTISVPTLLTTQHPHQVQQQQQQQQHQLQTHQQHQQQQLEGSPPNPPDLSNKT, encoded by the exons ATGATGTCGAACGTTTGAAACCACCAAAACGTGGCTTCTTTCAATCGTTTCTATGTTGCTGGCGACGTAATCGCACGAAAACCAATCAAAATGGCACATCAATCGATGGTTCCACAACACCGCCACCACTACCGGACCAACAAAGGTACCTACTACCTCAGGTTAGGCACTCGGAtatgcataaaaaatgcatGGTCATCGATTTGGATGAGACATTAGTGCACAGTAGCTTTAAG CCGATTCCAAATGCTGATTTTATTGTACCAGTGGAAATTGACGGCACTATACATCAAGTGTACGTACTCAAGCGGCCCTACGTCGACGAGTTCCTGCGAAAAATGGGTGAATTGTACgaatgtgttttatttacagcATCACTAGCCAAATACGCAGATCCCGTTGCCGATCTGTTAGACAA ATGGGATGTGTTTCGTGCAAGACTGTTTAGGGAATCGTGCGTTTATTACAGGGGAAATTATATTAAGGATTTAAATCGTCTTGGAcgtgatttacaaaaaattgtcatTGTCGATAATTCACCAGCGAGTTATATATTTCATCCAGATAATGCG gTTCCTGTAAAGTCATGGTTTGAGGACACAAACGATTCCGAATTGCTAGAACTGATACCGCTGTTTGAGAAACTCAGCAAAGTCGATTCTGTATATAGCGTTCTGTGCAATTCCAACAATCCGCTGAATAGTGTTGCgaaaat caacaacacgaATCAACAACAATTGTCCACACCGCAGGTGCAGTTGCAGCAATCtttacagcaacagcaacaaatgcaaatacaaacGACACATCCACAAAATCAACAGCAGTCAGTGCAGCAGACGATTACAGCAACAACGGTCATAACACAAGCGACAACAATATCAGTACCCACATTGCTGACGACACAGCATCCGCATCAggtacaacagcagcaacaacaacaacagcatcaacTGCAAACACACCAacagcatcagcagcagcagctggaAGGTAGTCCGCCAAATCCGCCCGATTTAAGTAATAAAACGTAA